One Kribbella sp. NBC_00662 genomic region harbors:
- a CDS encoding nucleotide exchange factor GrpE encodes MADQETDTDAAPPRVEEALEEAREKAAEMEDRWRRTAAELDNFRKRVARESGQQRDTERALVAASWLPVVDNLELALEHAGADDEAIVEGVRAVRDQALAVLSGLGYPRVDDSGKRFDPALHEAVGTTPSAEVPAGTIVHVVRPRYGDGTRVLRPAGVVVAAEEG; translated from the coding sequence ATGGCCGATCAGGAGACCGACACCGATGCGGCGCCGCCACGAGTCGAGGAGGCTCTGGAGGAGGCGCGTGAGAAGGCCGCCGAGATGGAAGACAGGTGGCGGCGCACGGCGGCGGAGCTGGACAACTTCCGGAAGCGGGTCGCGCGGGAGTCCGGACAGCAGCGGGACACCGAACGCGCCCTGGTCGCTGCCAGTTGGCTGCCGGTTGTCGACAACCTCGAGTTGGCGCTGGAGCACGCCGGCGCTGACGACGAGGCGATCGTCGAAGGTGTCCGGGCCGTGCGGGACCAGGCCCTCGCGGTACTGTCCGGACTCGGCTACCCCCGGGTCGACGACAGCGGGAAACGCTTCGATCCGGCGCTGCACGAAGCGGTCGGGACGACGCCGAGCGCTGAGGTACCAGCCGGCACGATCGTGCACGTCGTCCGGCCCCGGTACGGCGACGGGACCCGGGTGCTTCGCCCGGCGGGCGTGGTAGTCGCCGCGGAGGAGGGCTGA
- the dnaK gene encoding molecular chaperone DnaK, with translation MAKAVGIDLGTTNSVIAAMEGGQPTVIPNAEGARTTPSVVAFTDAGERLVGQLARRQSVLNPKGTITSAKRFIGRRFDEVSSELSAVSYDVVAGPDGAVRFEIRDRLHAPEEISALVLRKLVEDAGKFLGEKVTEAVITVPAYFNDAQRQATKDAGRIAGLEVLRIINEPTAAALAYGMDKLENETILVFDLGGGTFDVSVLTVGDGVVEVRATAGDPHLGGDDFDRRVVDKLADDFQREVGVDLRQDPQALQRLFEAAEKAKVELSSVTQTTISLPFITANAQGPQHLNTTLMRSTFEQLTADLVDRCLGPVEQAMTDAKMTANDIDEVILVGGSTRIPAVQALVRRLTGGKDPNMTVNPDEVVAIGAAVQAAIIKGEVKDVLLLDVTPLSLGLETMGGVMTKVIERNTTIPARRSEIFSTAEDNQTAVDVVVLQGERELAADNRVLARFRLENIRPAPRGVPQIEVTFDIDANGILHVAAKDKDTGAEQKVTISETSNLDQSEVERMVADAEAHRSDDTRLRELVDARNALDSAAYQVDKALADRGDAVAEHDRARAEMLVGDAREALKDQEAPVERLRSLTGELQQIAQALSSSTAPQPSGTPPADGDDEDVIDAEFSTS, from the coding sequence ATGGCGAAGGCCGTCGGCATCGACCTGGGCACGACCAACTCGGTGATCGCCGCGATGGAGGGTGGCCAGCCAACGGTCATCCCGAACGCCGAAGGCGCCAGAACCACTCCCTCGGTGGTGGCGTTCACGGACGCCGGTGAGCGGCTGGTAGGCCAGTTGGCCCGTCGTCAGTCCGTACTCAACCCCAAGGGCACGATCACCTCGGCGAAACGGTTCATCGGACGGAGGTTCGACGAGGTCTCTTCTGAGCTTTCCGCCGTCTCGTACGACGTCGTCGCCGGGCCCGACGGCGCAGTGAGATTCGAGATCCGGGACAGGCTGCACGCACCGGAGGAGATCTCCGCGCTGGTACTGCGCAAGCTCGTCGAGGACGCGGGGAAGTTCCTCGGCGAGAAGGTCACCGAGGCAGTCATCACCGTGCCGGCGTACTTCAACGACGCCCAGCGTCAAGCCACCAAGGACGCGGGGCGCATCGCGGGCCTCGAGGTGCTGCGGATCATCAACGAGCCGACAGCCGCGGCACTGGCCTACGGGATGGACAAGCTGGAGAACGAGACGATCCTGGTGTTCGATCTCGGCGGGGGCACCTTCGACGTCAGCGTGCTCACGGTCGGCGACGGCGTCGTCGAGGTACGCGCCACCGCCGGTGACCCGCATCTGGGCGGCGACGACTTCGACCGCCGGGTGGTCGACAAACTGGCCGACGACTTCCAGCGTGAGGTCGGGGTCGACCTGCGCCAGGACCCGCAGGCCTTGCAGCGGCTGTTCGAGGCGGCCGAGAAGGCCAAGGTCGAGCTCTCGTCGGTCACCCAGACGACGATCAGCCTGCCGTTCATCACCGCGAACGCCCAAGGTCCGCAACATCTCAACACCACGCTGATGCGGTCCACCTTCGAGCAGTTGACCGCGGACCTCGTGGATCGCTGCCTGGGCCCGGTGGAGCAGGCGATGACCGACGCCAAGATGACCGCGAACGACATCGACGAGGTGATCCTGGTCGGCGGTTCGACGCGGATTCCGGCGGTTCAGGCGCTGGTACGCCGGCTCACCGGCGGCAAGGACCCGAACATGACGGTGAATCCGGACGAGGTGGTCGCCATCGGTGCCGCCGTGCAGGCCGCGATCATCAAGGGCGAGGTCAAGGACGTGCTGCTGCTCGACGTCACCCCGCTGTCGCTGGGGCTGGAGACGATGGGTGGCGTGATGACGAAGGTCATCGAACGCAACACGACCATCCCGGCCCGCCGGAGCGAGATCTTCAGTACGGCCGAGGACAATCAGACCGCGGTGGATGTGGTCGTCCTGCAGGGCGAGCGGGAGCTGGCCGCGGACAACCGGGTGCTGGCGCGCTTCCGCCTGGAGAACATCCGCCCGGCGCCGCGCGGCGTACCGCAGATCGAGGTCACCTTCGACATCGATGCGAACGGCATCCTGCACGTGGCGGCCAAGGACAAGGACACCGGCGCGGAGCAGAAGGTCACCATCAGCGAGACCTCCAACCTCGACCAGTCCGAGGTCGAACGGATGGTCGCGGACGCCGAGGCGCACCGCAGCGATGACACCCGGCTGCGTGAGCTGGTCGATGCGCGCAACGCGCTGGACTCGGCCGCCTACCAGGTGGACAAGGCGCTCGCCGACCGAGGCGATGCGGTGGCCGAGCACGACCGGGCCCGCGCCGAGATGCTGGTCGGCGACGCGCGCGAGGCGCTGAAGGATCAGGAAGCACCGGTGGAGCGGCTGCGTTCGCTGACCGGTGAGCTCCAGCAGATCGCGCAGGCGCTGAGCTCGAGCACAGCGCCGCAGCCCAGCGGTACGCCGCCGGCAGACGGTGACGACGAGGACGTCATCGATGCCGAGTTCTCGACGAGCTGA
- a CDS encoding AAA family ATPase yields the protein MRDLTEAADAVQHLSVRRGAATPHRSLHGRQTEVRRLGESVMAVAAGHGCVIVVEGTAGLGKSTLVSETVTCAEPLGIGVASGVADEFHRMSPLAPLLAALRACSPPLLGDAKFDPAHVLDHEPSWLIDQLEAALRRTAFQQPVLITLDDMQWADSLTVIALRALTERLSASPIMWLLSRRPWPSTPTGDTLFSDLVAAGAIPLSLAPLEPAAVARVAGDLLGAPPDGALLGLLDKCAGNPAVVVDLLMTLAEHEELIVDAAHARLLPGSLQQRLRGWLTALEPPTRQLLDVASVFGRTFDLPSVAKVLHRRVAELLPAVQEALGAGLLVEAGTQLGFQHDLIRDAVYGALPLGVRRYLHRAAAEALLATGGSISDAAAHTISGAVPGDLQAVELLVHASDDVAAAAPGQAADLRLRAVDLMPYADPGRSGRVMETMSLLVRAGRNAEAQALAQVALRAGLPAQVEARLRCELADSLGIVGCSASALYHSRTALGLQGVDDSTRALLFAAESNAHLMAGDPGAALRAGEQALATGKIPPPAGQALLTMGAAEGVRGRLTRSLELVDEAVDVLASDTAQERHLEVYWTRGHTLMALDRFDEAEAAFDAVGRRVAGPGTEWTDVFGCACRATLLLHRGDLDDAVAEGNAGLIRAEELQTWKYVPELCAVLAEANAYRGEFGSARRQLRHGVSRVYDPSSVGAQRLAWASAVVDETAGEEPARVFAHLASLYQELPDGLQVPALDPMVGPRLVGLARRAHDAKRAGMAAEAATTLRRINGGVISFAAAGMQAGGLLGDDVDSLLAAVHAFEASPRPLARARAAEDAAGALFERSRRAEAVEQLDLALAEYDRAGAVVLGRRVRQRLSEGVTPGTEQPTVERPSFGWSSLTAAELRVVRLAATGLTNRAIADELDVSPHTVESHLRHAYRKLDVRSRVELTHMVLTREPATHA from the coding sequence ATGCGCGACCTGACGGAGGCGGCTGACGCTGTTCAGCACCTGTCGGTACGGCGAGGTGCAGCCACGCCGCACAGATCCTTGCACGGTCGGCAGACCGAGGTGCGCCGACTCGGCGAATCCGTCATGGCTGTCGCGGCTGGTCATGGGTGCGTCATCGTGGTGGAGGGCACGGCCGGCCTCGGTAAGAGCACCCTGGTGTCGGAGACGGTGACCTGCGCCGAGCCGCTCGGGATCGGCGTCGCATCCGGTGTCGCCGACGAGTTCCATCGGATGTCGCCACTGGCACCGTTACTGGCGGCATTGCGTGCCTGCAGTCCGCCTCTGCTCGGCGATGCAAAGTTCGACCCTGCGCACGTGCTGGACCATGAACCCTCCTGGCTGATCGATCAGCTGGAAGCGGCGCTCAGGAGGACTGCGTTCCAGCAGCCTGTTCTGATCACACTCGACGACATGCAGTGGGCGGACTCGCTGACAGTGATCGCGCTCAGAGCCCTGACCGAACGCCTGTCCGCCAGCCCGATCATGTGGCTGCTGAGCAGGCGTCCCTGGCCGTCCACGCCCACGGGGGACACACTGTTCTCCGACCTGGTCGCAGCCGGTGCGATCCCACTCAGCCTGGCGCCGCTGGAGCCGGCGGCTGTGGCACGGGTCGCCGGTGATCTGCTGGGCGCCCCACCCGACGGTGCGCTGCTGGGACTGCTGGACAAGTGCGCCGGCAACCCGGCAGTCGTCGTGGACCTGCTGATGACGCTCGCCGAACATGAAGAGCTCATCGTCGACGCGGCACATGCCCGGCTTCTGCCTGGCTCTCTGCAGCAGAGACTTCGCGGATGGCTCACCGCGCTTGAGCCGCCGACCCGGCAGCTGCTGGACGTTGCATCGGTCTTCGGCCGAACCTTTGACCTGCCGTCGGTCGCGAAGGTTCTGCATCGCAGGGTTGCCGAGTTGCTGCCGGCGGTCCAGGAGGCGCTCGGGGCAGGTCTGCTGGTGGAGGCAGGCACACAGTTGGGGTTCCAGCACGATCTGATCCGCGACGCGGTCTACGGTGCGCTCCCGCTGGGCGTGCGGAGGTATCTGCACCGTGCGGCGGCTGAGGCGTTGCTGGCCACCGGCGGATCGATCTCCGATGCGGCGGCCCATACCATCAGTGGTGCCGTGCCTGGCGACCTCCAAGCCGTCGAGCTGCTGGTCCATGCTTCCGACGATGTCGCGGCCGCCGCTCCTGGTCAGGCGGCGGACCTGAGGCTGCGCGCCGTCGACCTGATGCCCTACGCCGACCCCGGTCGGTCAGGGCGTGTGATGGAGACGATGAGCCTGCTCGTTCGCGCGGGGCGGAACGCAGAGGCCCAGGCACTCGCTCAGGTTGCCTTGCGGGCCGGCCTGCCGGCGCAGGTCGAGGCGAGGCTTCGCTGCGAACTGGCCGACTCCCTCGGGATCGTCGGTTGCTCGGCCTCCGCGTTGTACCACTCCAGAACCGCGCTCGGCCTCCAGGGTGTCGACGACTCGACGCGGGCCTTGCTGTTCGCCGCGGAGTCGAACGCACATCTGATGGCCGGCGACCCCGGCGCGGCGCTGCGAGCGGGGGAACAGGCTCTCGCTACCGGGAAGATCCCGCCCCCGGCCGGCCAGGCTCTCCTCACGATGGGGGCGGCGGAGGGGGTGCGTGGTCGCCTTACGAGATCGCTCGAACTCGTCGATGAAGCCGTCGACGTGCTGGCCTCTGATACGGCGCAGGAGCGACACCTCGAGGTCTACTGGACGCGAGGACACACACTGATGGCGCTCGATCGCTTCGACGAGGCGGAGGCCGCCTTCGATGCCGTCGGCCGGCGGGTGGCCGGGCCGGGGACGGAATGGACCGACGTGTTCGGGTGCGCGTGCCGCGCGACGCTCCTGCTGCACCGGGGTGACCTGGACGATGCCGTTGCCGAAGGCAACGCGGGTCTGATCCGTGCCGAGGAGTTGCAGACGTGGAAGTACGTGCCGGAGCTGTGCGCCGTACTGGCGGAAGCGAACGCATACCGGGGCGAGTTCGGGTCGGCCCGCCGTCAGTTGCGGCACGGCGTCAGCAGGGTGTACGACCCGAGCAGTGTCGGGGCGCAGCGGCTGGCGTGGGCGAGCGCGGTCGTCGACGAGACCGCTGGTGAGGAGCCCGCACGCGTGTTCGCGCACCTCGCGTCGCTGTATCAGGAACTGCCGGACGGTCTACAGGTGCCGGCATTGGATCCCATGGTCGGCCCGCGCCTGGTGGGGTTGGCCAGGCGAGCGCACGACGCGAAGCGCGCGGGGATGGCCGCCGAGGCGGCAACCACCCTCCGTCGCATCAACGGTGGTGTGATCTCGTTCGCCGCCGCGGGCATGCAGGCCGGCGGGCTGCTGGGCGACGACGTCGACAGCCTGCTCGCGGCGGTGCACGCGTTCGAGGCGAGCCCCCGCCCGCTGGCGCGCGCCCGTGCCGCCGAGGATGCCGCAGGCGCCCTGTTCGAGCGGAGCCGGCGTGCGGAGGCCGTGGAGCAGCTCGATCTGGCACTTGCCGAGTACGACCGCGCCGGTGCGGTCGTACTCGGCCGGCGTGTCCGGCAGCGACTCTCCGAAGGTGTCACGCCGGGAACGGAACAACCAACAGTCGAACGGCCGAGCTTCGGCTGGTCGAGCCTGACGGCGGCCGAGCTCCGGGTAGTGCGACTCGCGGCGACCGGACTCACCAACCGCGCCATCGCCGACGAACTCGACGTTTCTCCGCACACCGTGGAATCACACCTGCGGCATGCCTATCGCAAACTCGATGTCCGGTCCCGGGTCGAACTCACCCATATGGTCCTGACCCGCGAACCGGCCACCCACGCCTGA
- a CDS encoding LuxR C-terminal-related transcriptional regulator, with protein sequence MYTQRPSTGRLRGRAGELKSILDVLDIAAAGRSAILLVDGARGIGKTRLLAAAEDQATHNGFSLAKARADELPRPPPLASLYAGLGLAPPGVAGGGGAAGQGHMLACLEKLAVRTEKLAARGPVCITLDDAQWADSTTITALRALPLWLAEYPICWVLVRRTVGQDPRIDWLFAEWEHLGASRIALGPLADDAITDVIGDVLSARPDGALLAMAHGAAGNPLLVRALLDGLRAEGGVAVAGGRAQLLSGRPPRRVREVVRDWVMRLSPTARHVLDVAVSLDRSFAVDDLGDLLGWPDEQVRRPLHEILAADLLVPVEKDVLAFHHDLVRQAVADRVPAAVRIALCRQVAGTHRFSAVLAAAAPSRVKMRYPLGWADECAGRPQPATEEWDVLTDGERAVAELVAQGLTNREVAARMFLSPHTVSFHLRKVYRKLGIRSRVELTRASIHRERDRLSRR encoded by the coding sequence ATGTACACGCAGCGACCTTCGACAGGTCGGCTTCGCGGTCGGGCGGGAGAGCTCAAGTCGATCCTCGACGTCCTCGACATCGCGGCCGCCGGGCGCAGCGCGATCTTACTGGTGGACGGTGCGCGGGGCATCGGGAAGACCCGGCTTCTCGCCGCGGCCGAGGACCAGGCGACGCACAACGGCTTCAGCCTCGCGAAGGCCCGGGCCGACGAGTTGCCGCGGCCCCCGCCGCTGGCGTCGCTGTACGCCGGGCTTGGCCTGGCGCCACCGGGCGTCGCGGGGGGCGGTGGAGCGGCCGGCCAAGGCCATATGCTCGCGTGCCTCGAGAAGTTGGCGGTTCGCACCGAGAAGCTCGCCGCACGGGGCCCGGTCTGCATCACGCTGGACGACGCCCAGTGGGCCGACTCGACGACCATAACGGCGTTGCGCGCGCTGCCATTGTGGCTGGCCGAGTATCCGATCTGCTGGGTGCTGGTGCGCCGGACGGTGGGGCAGGACCCCCGGATCGACTGGTTGTTCGCGGAGTGGGAGCACCTGGGAGCGTCTCGAATAGCACTCGGGCCCCTGGCCGACGACGCCATCACCGACGTCATCGGCGACGTGCTCAGCGCACGTCCGGACGGCGCTCTGCTGGCCATGGCGCACGGAGCGGCGGGTAATCCGCTACTTGTCAGAGCACTCCTGGACGGATTGCGGGCCGAGGGTGGGGTCGCCGTCGCCGGTGGTCGCGCACAGTTGCTGTCCGGACGGCCGCCGAGGCGGGTGCGCGAAGTCGTCCGCGACTGGGTCATGCGACTCAGTCCCACGGCGCGTCATGTCCTCGACGTCGCGGTGTCCTTGGATCGGTCGTTCGCCGTGGATGACCTGGGCGACCTGCTCGGGTGGCCGGACGAGCAAGTGCGGCGGCCTCTTCACGAGATCCTCGCGGCCGACCTGCTCGTCCCGGTCGAGAAAGATGTCCTGGCGTTCCACCACGATCTCGTCCGGCAGGCGGTAGCCGATCGCGTCCCGGCCGCCGTACGTATCGCCCTGTGCCGTCAGGTAGCTGGGACGCACCGGTTCTCCGCAGTCCTGGCTGCGGCCGCACCGAGCCGGGTGAAGATGCGTTATCCCTTGGGATGGGCTGATGAATGTGCCGGCCGACCGCAGCCTGCCACCGAGGAGTGGGACGTTCTGACCGATGGCGAGCGGGCGGTAGCCGAACTGGTGGCTCAAGGGCTGACCAACCGCGAGGTGGCGGCGCGGATGTTCCTCTCGCCGCACACTGTCTCTTTCCATCTGAGAAAGGTGTATCGAAAGCTAGGCATCCGGAGCCGCGTGGAGCTGACGCGCGCGTCGATCCACCGCGAACGGGATCGGCTGTCTCGTCGATGA
- a CDS encoding RAD55 family ATPase, producing MNDRMTSGSALLDVVLGGGLPRNAIILVMGAPGAGKTIMAQQWVFANATPEQPALYLSTVSEPLEKLLRYGQTLSFFDPAAVGRSVWYEDLGGTLRDQGLQGVLVRVRELIRIRRPAMIVIDSFKAMHPYAGRNGGFRPFLHDLAGMLSAFPATSVWVGEYQEDEIERSPEFAVADAIIALKSVHSAARMSRALQVHKLRGGAFLAGTHSYRLSEDGITVYPRLADPADPRDYELRGERIPSGIQALDEMMEDGYRSGSSTLVAGPTGIGKTVMGLHFAFYAVNHGEHAIIATMQEHPSQLERTASQFGWSMKADNLTLMYRSPVDLNVDQWVYELLDTMETTGARRVLLDSLADLQAAAPDDMRFREYLYSLLHRSSRHGASLMMTYELPDLFGVTRLSDVAASHLSDNVVLLQYRDVTGLMSRTLTVLKTRATDHESRVRDFRIAADGIALVPVSEAPEPLRDFGAGQGARTV from the coding sequence ATGAACGACCGGATGACGTCTGGATCGGCTCTGCTCGATGTCGTTCTGGGCGGCGGACTGCCACGCAACGCGATCATCCTGGTGATGGGCGCACCTGGTGCCGGCAAGACGATCATGGCCCAGCAGTGGGTGTTCGCCAACGCCACCCCTGAGCAGCCGGCCCTGTACCTTTCCACCGTCTCCGAGCCACTGGAGAAGCTTCTCCGGTACGGTCAGACGCTGTCGTTCTTCGACCCCGCGGCGGTCGGGCGGAGTGTCTGGTACGAGGATCTCGGCGGAACGCTCCGCGACCAGGGCCTGCAAGGAGTTCTCGTCCGCGTGCGCGAGCTCATCCGGATCCGGCGGCCGGCCATGATCGTGATCGACAGCTTCAAGGCGATGCATCCCTACGCCGGGCGGAACGGTGGCTTCCGTCCGTTCCTGCACGATCTCGCCGGCATGCTGAGCGCCTTTCCGGCGACCTCGGTATGGGTCGGGGAGTACCAGGAGGACGAGATCGAGCGCTCGCCCGAGTTCGCTGTGGCCGATGCGATCATCGCGCTGAAAAGCGTTCATTCCGCCGCACGCATGTCCCGGGCTCTCCAGGTACACAAGCTCCGGGGCGGCGCCTTCCTGGCCGGGACGCATTCCTACCGCCTGTCGGAGGACGGCATCACCGTCTATCCCCGGCTCGCCGACCCCGCTGATCCGAGGGACTACGAACTGCGCGGCGAGCGGATTCCGTCGGGCATCCAGGCCCTCGACGAGATGATGGAGGACGGCTATCGGTCGGGTTCGTCGACCTTGGTGGCAGGCCCGACCGGAATCGGGAAGACGGTGATGGGGCTGCATTTCGCCTTTTACGCCGTCAACCACGGCGAACACGCCATCATCGCGACGATGCAGGAGCATCCGTCCCAGCTGGAGCGTACGGCGTCGCAGTTCGGCTGGTCGATGAAGGCCGACAACCTGACACTCATGTACCGCAGCCCTGTCGACCTCAATGTCGATCAGTGGGTGTACGAGCTCCTGGACACGATGGAGACCACCGGGGCCCGCAGGGTGCTCCTGGACAGCCTCGCCGACCTGCAGGCCGCGGCACCCGATGACATGCGTTTCAGGGAGTACCTCTACTCGCTGCTCCACAGATCCTCGCGGCATGGAGCGAGCCTCATGATGACCTACGAGCTACCGGACCTGTTCGGGGTGACCAGACTCTCGGACGTCGCGGCGTCGCACCTGTCCGACAACGTCGTACTGCTGCAGTACAGAGATGTCACCGGGCTGATGTCGCGCACGCTCACGGTGCTGAAGACACGGGCCACAGACCACGAGTCGAGGGTGCGGGACTTCCGCATCGCCGCCGATGGGATCGCTCTCGTTCCCGTGTCCGAGGCGCCCGAGCCGCTGAGGGACTTTGGGGCTGGCCAGGGTGCTAGGACGGTGTAG
- a CDS encoding response regulator, producing MPDHPVYSIGAVVRMLGIPAATIRTWEERYGVVVPERSPGGHRLYSRLQVEQLRFVGDRLSDGTSVGDAYRLLQGRLASGVPLESVKIPGGGGLLILLAEQDPFAADFSDYFLRTEGYGVTVISTAEQALAEAVRKTPDLVVIDLMISGAQGLRLCAQLRRHFDVPVLAISTLDLRDEALEAGAAAFLKKPLEPLRLVSVVRDLLGQSAYLRSSAVVDSGP from the coding sequence ATGCCTGATCATCCGGTCTACAGCATCGGAGCCGTCGTGCGGATGCTCGGCATCCCGGCGGCAACGATCCGGACCTGGGAGGAACGGTACGGCGTCGTGGTGCCCGAGCGGAGTCCGGGCGGACACCGCCTGTACTCGCGGTTGCAGGTCGAGCAACTGCGCTTCGTCGGCGATCGGTTGTCGGACGGAACGTCCGTCGGTGACGCGTACCGGCTGCTGCAGGGCCGGTTGGCCAGCGGCGTACCGCTGGAGTCTGTGAAGATCCCCGGTGGCGGCGGGCTGCTCATCCTGCTGGCCGAGCAGGATCCCTTCGCTGCCGACTTCTCCGACTACTTCCTGCGGACGGAAGGATACGGCGTCACGGTCATCTCGACCGCCGAGCAGGCCCTGGCCGAAGCCGTCCGGAAGACGCCGGATCTCGTCGTGATCGATCTGATGATCTCGGGCGCGCAGGGCCTGCGGCTCTGCGCCCAGTTGCGACGCCACTTCGACGTACCGGTGCTGGCGATCTCGACACTCGACCTCCGCGACGAGGCATTGGAGGCCGGTGCCGCCGCGTTTCTGAAGAAACCGCTCGAGCCGCTGCGACTGGTGTCGGTCGTCCGGGATCTCTTGGGACAGAGCGCCTACCTGCGCTCGAGCGCCGTTGTGGACTCCGGGCCATGA